DNA sequence from the Sulfurimonas sp. HSL3-1 genome:
CTGCTGAGTGCCTATGACTCCGTCAAGCGCCTCAGCGAAAACAACTTCTCCGACGGCGGGATGTTCCTGGAAAAATACGTCGCACATGCTCGCCACATCGAAGTGCAGGTCTTCGGGGACGGTGAGGGCTTCGTGGCGACCCTGGGCGACCGCGACTGTTCCGTCCAGCGCCGCAACCAGAAGGTGATCGAGGAGACTCCGGCCCCTTTGATCTCGGATGAGACGCGCGAAGCGCTCTACACGGCCGCCAGAGACCTGACGGCTTCCGTCGCCTACCGCTCCGCCGGGACGGTCGAGTTCGTCTACGACACTGACAGCGGCGCGTTCTATTTCCTTGAGGTCAATACCCGCCTGCAGGTCGAGCACGGCATTACCGAAGAGGTGACAGGTGTCGACCTCGTCGAATGGATGATCCGCACGGCCGCCGGCGAGAACCCGGCGCTTTACAACTACGTCCACGCCCCGCAGGGCCACGCCATCCAGGTGCGTGTCTACGCCGAAGACCCGATGAAAAACTTCCAGCCCAGCTCAGGGGTCCTGACGAACGTCGCCTTCGCCGATGGGATCCGCTGCGACACCTTCATTGAAACGGGCCTCGAGGTTTCATCCTTCTACGACCCGATGATCGCCAAGCTCATCGTCAAGGGCAGCGACCGCAGCGACGCGCTTGCCAAGATCGGCAGCGCCATCGCACAGACCCGCATCGACGGCATCGAGACGAACCTCCGCTACCTCGGGGCCATCGTCGCCTCCGATGTTTTCGAACAGGGCAAACAGACGACGAAGTACCTTGACGGCTTCAGCTTTACGCCAAACAGTATCGACGTGCTGCGCCCGGGAACACAGACGACGATCCAGGACTACCCGGGCCGCAGCGGCTACTGGGACATCGGCGTTCCGCCGTCAGGTCCTTTCGACGGCTTCAGCTTCCGCTATGCCAACCGCCTCGTGGGTAACAGCGAAGCGGCGGCGGGCCTCGAGATTGCCATCGCCGGGCCGACGCTGCGCTTCAATACCGACAGCGTCGTCGCGCTCTGCGGCGCGCAGATTGACGCCTCTATAGACAACGAGCCGGTGGGCATGAACGAAGCGCTTGCGGTCAAGGCCGGCAGCGTGCTTAAACTGAAAAAGATCCATAACGAGGGGTTTAGAACCTACCTCGCCGTCCGCGGCGGATTCGATGTCCCCGAGTACCTCGGCAGCCGCTCGACCTTTACACTGGGTCAGTTCGGCGGCCATGCAGGGCGCACCCTTGTTCCCGGCGACGTCCTGCACATCGACACGATGACGGAGAACGACGCCGCAACCGTACCGGCTACGCCGCGCCACGGATATGAGAACCGCTGGGAGATCGGCGTGCTTTACGGACCGCACGGCGCCCCGGATTTCTTCACCGACGAGGACATCGAGACCTTCTTCAAGACGGAGTGGGAGATCCACTACAACTCCAACCGCACCGGCGTACGCCTGATCGGCCCCAAACCGCAGTGGGCGCGTACGGACGGCGGCGAAGCGGGGCTGCATCCCTCCAACATCCATGATAACGCCTACGCGATCGGCGCCGTGGACTTTACCGGCGACATGCCGGTCATCCTCGGCCCCGACGGTCCGAGCCTCGGCGGTTTCGTCTGCCCGGTCACCATCGTCAGTGCCGAGCTGTGGAAGATGGGCCAGCTTCGCGCGGGGGACAAAGTGAAATTCGTCCCGGTGGAGCATGATACGGCGATGGAGATGCTCAAAGCGCAGGAGGAGGCGATCGCTACGCTCTGCACCTATGACGAGCGTCCTTTCCTCGACCCCAAACCGATCGGTTCGCCGATCCTTTTCGCCGATGAAGCGAAGGGAGACCTTCCAGCGATGGTTATCCGCCAGTCCGGTGACGCGAACCTCCTCGTCGAGTACGGCGAGATGCAGCTTGACATCGAACTGCGCTTCCGCGCCCACGTGCTGATGGAGGCGATGAAAGAAGAGTCCTTCGAGGGCGTCACGGACATCACCCCGGGTATCCGCTCGCTGCAGGTGCATTTCGACCCGAAAGCCTGCGACCGCGCGGCGCTGATCGAGCGCCTGAAAGAGATCGAGCTGACCCTGCCGTCCATCGACGACATCGAGGTACCGGCCCGCGTCGTACACCTGCCACTCTCCTGGGACGACGAGTCGACCCGCGTCGCCATCGACAAGTATATGAAAACGGTCCGTCCCGATGCACCGTGGTGTCCTTCGAACATCGAGTTCATCCGTCGCATTAACGGTCTGGACTCCATCGACGAGGTCAAGAAGATCGTCTTCGGTGCCAACTACCTCGTCATGGGGCTGGGGGACGTCTACCTCGGTGCGCCGGTTGCGACACCGCTCGACCCGCGCCACCGCCTGGTCACGACCAAATACAACCCGGCGCGGACCTGGACCCCGGAAAACGCCGTCGGCATCGGCGGGGCCTATATGTGTGTCTACGGCATGGAAGGTCCCGGCGGCTACCAGTTCGTCGGTAGGACGGTGCAGATGTGGAACCGCCACCGTCAGACGGCGGATTTTAAAGAGGGCAAGCCGTGGCTGCTGCGCTTCTTCGACCAGATCAAGTTCTACGAGGTCAGCGCCGAGGAGCTGCACAAGATGCGCGAGGATTTCCCCCGCGGCCGCATGAAGCTCGAAGTCGAAGAGACGACTTTCAGCCTCAAAGCGTACAAGGATTTCCTGAGCGAGAACGAGGCGAGTATCAAAGCCTTCAAAACGACGCAGCAGAACGCCTTTGACGAAGAGCGCGCCATGTGGGAACGCACGGGCTTGGCGAACTTCACCAGCGAGAGCGGCGAAGTGAAAGCGGAGACGATGGAGGTGATCGCGCTTGGCGAACACGACGAAGCGGTCGAATCCCCGGTACAGGGAAGCCTCTGGAAGGTGATGGCGAAACTCGGCGACACGGTCGAAGAGGGCGAAGTACTGGCCATCGCCGAATCGATGAAGATGGAAGTCGACATTGAAGCCCCCGAAGCGGGCAAGATCGTCAAGGTGCTCTGCCACGAGGGCGAGAGCGTGCACGCGGGCAAGATGCTCTTCGTCATCGAACCGCAGGAGTAGGATGGATCATGGAACTGCAGCGTTATAAAACCATGTGGGGCTTTACGGGGGATTTCGAAACCGCCTGTGCCGAAGCCCTTGCGGCGGGGTTCGATGGGATCGAAGGGCCGGCACCCGAATCCTCCTCCCAGCGTGCCTACTGGAAAGCGTGTCTTGAAAAGTACGGCCTGCACTATATCGCCGAGGCGGTAACCGGGGGCGATTACGTCCCGCGTCGTGATCTCGGTGTCGAGGGGCACCTGGATGACCTCAACGCGATTCTCGCGCGGAGTGCGGAACTCTCCCCGCGCTTTGTGACCTGCATCGGCGGGCTGGACGCCTGGAGTGAGGCGGAGAGCCTGCGCTTTTTCAAAGAGGGGATGAAACTGGCGGAGCGCTACGGCCTGCAGATCAGTTTTGAGACCCACCGCAGCCGCAGCCTCTTCAACCCTTGGGTGACGCGCCGGATCGTTGAAGCGTTGCCGGCGATCTCCCTGACGGCCGATATCAGCCACTGGTGCGTCGTCTGCGAACGGCAGATGGACAGCGAACGCGAGACCATCGAGGCGATCGCGCCGAACGTGAAACATATCCATGCCCGCGTCGGTTACGACCAGGGGCCGCAGGTCCCGCACCCGGCGGCACCGGAGTATGCCTATGCCCTGGAGGCGCACCAGGCGGCCTGGGAACGTTTCTGGGAAGCGCAGTACCACCGCGGCTTCGCGATATCGACGATGACGCCGGAGTTCGGCCCCGACGGCTATCTGCATACGCTCCCCTTCACCCAGGCCCCGGTGGCCGATCTGTGGGAACTCAACCAGTGGATGGGCGACACGGAACGGCTCCATTTTCAGCGCCATATGGCAAAGGCGGCGGCATGAGATCGCACCTGCCTGTCGTCGTGCTGCTCGGCGCGTCGGTCCTTTGGGGGCTTACCTGGCTGCCGCTCAAACAGATCAATAGCATGGGCATAGACGGCATCGCACTGACGATGGGGGCCTACGGCATCCTTGCCCTCCTGCTGACGCCGGTGCTCATGGCGCAATTTTCGCAGTGGCGCGAACATAAGCGGGCGATGGGAATGATCCTGCTTTTCGGCGGGGGTGCGAACCTTGCGTTTACCTATGCCCTGATCAACGGCGAGGTGATCCGCGTCATGGTGCTCTTCTACCTGCTGCCCGTCTGGGGCGTGCTCGGCGGGAAGTTCTTCCTGCGTGAAGGCGTCGATCTCTGGCGCTGGCTCGGTGCCGCCCTGGCGGTCACGGGTGCCTTTGTCATTCTCGGCGGTTTCGACGCCCTCAGCGGTGCCCCGTCATGGATCGACCTGATCGCGCTGCTTTCGGGCTTGCTCTTCGCGATGAACAACCTGGTTTTCCGCGCGGCGGCAGCGGTCCCGGTCGCATCGAAGATCACGGTGATGTTCTACGGCTGCCTGATCCTGGCCGGTGCACTGCTCGGACTGGGCGTGGAACAGCTCCCCTATGACGCAGCTCCCGAAGCGTGGTTTGCCCTCGCGGCTTACGCGTTGCTGTGGCTGCTGCTGGCCAACATCGGTTCCCAGTGGGGCGTGACGCATATGGAAGCGGGGCGCTCCTCCATCATCATTATCATGGAGCTGATCACCGCCGTTATCTCCGCGACGCTGATCGCGGGAGAGCGCATGGACGCCATGGAGATGATCGGCGGCGTGCTGATCCTCGCGGCGGCGCTGATCGAGGCGCTGCGTACCAAAGAGGACGATCTCCCCGAGACGACGATATAAAAAGGAATAGATTATGACGATTTCACAACTTTTGAACGACTATAAAAACGGGACAACAACACCGCGCGACGTCATGGCGAATATCCGTGCGCAGATCGCGGAACATGCGGAAAACCCTATTTTCATCCACGCGCTGAGCGAAGCGGAACTTGAACCGTACCTGCAGCGTCTCGAAGGGGTAAGCCCCGATGCCCTGCCGCTCTACGGCATCCCTTTTGCGATCAAGGACAATATCGACCTCGCCGGTATCCCGACGACGGCCGCCTGTCCGGCATTCAGCTACATTCCGGAAGCCTCCGCTTTCGTCGTCGCGCAGCTGATCGAAGCGGGGGCGATTCCCGTCGGCAAGACGAACCTCGACCAGTTCGCGACGGGGCTTGTCGGGACGCGTTCACCCTATGGCGCCTGCCGCAACAGCATCGACCCCGCCTACATCTCCGGCGGTTCCAGTTCGGGGAGCGCCATCAGCGTCGCCCTGGAGATGGCGGCCTTCTCTCTGGGGACGGATACGGCGGGATCGGGACGCGTTCCGGCGGCCTTTAACAACCTTGTGGGCGTCAAGCCCTCCAAGGGGGTATTAAGCACCTCCGGTGTCGTGCCGGCGTGCCGCAGCCTCGACTGCGTCTCCATCTTTGCCCTCAACACCGAGGACGCCAAAGCGGTCTTTGACATCGCATGCGCTTTTGACGCCGCGGACCCCTACAGCCGCAAGATGCCGAAGACAGGAGGTACAGCGGAAAAAACGATGCGCTTTGCCGTACCGCTGCCGTCGCAGCTGAAGTTCTTCGGGGACAGCGAGGCGGAGGCGCTCTTCAACGCGGCGGTAGCCCGCTTCGAATCCATGGGGTATACGGCGGTCGAAACGGATTTCTCACCGATGCTCGACGCGGCGAACCTGCTCTATTCGGGTCCCTGGGTCGCCGAACGCTATATCGCGACGAAACAGATTATGGACGAAACGCCCGAGCAGGTATTGGACGTCACCCGTTCGATCATCGAACAGGGACGTGACAAGAGTGCAGAGGCGTATTTCAATGCCGAATACCGTCTCAAAGCCTACAAGCGCCACTCCGAACAGATGCTCGAGGGGACGGATTTCGCCCTGACTCCGACGACGGGGACCATTTACACCATCGAGGCGGTCAACGCCGACCCGGTGCAGCTGAACACGAACCTCGGCTACTACACCAATTTTATGAACCTGCTTGACTTCGCCGCCTACGCGGTACCGGCCGGCTTCCGCCCCAACGGGCTCCCCTTCGGCGTCACGCTCTTCGGCGACGCCTTTGAAGACCGCCGTCTGATGGACGTCGGCGAAGCTTTTGTTGCGGAGGCACCCCGTGGCTAAGACGATCGAGATCGCCGTCTGCGGCGCGCACATGCGTGGTCTGCCGCTCAACCACCAGTTGACGGAGCTGGACGCAACCTTTGTGACGGCGACAAGCACGGTAAAAGGGTACCGCCTCTTTGATGTGCCGGAGAAAGTGCCGCCGCGGCCGGGGATGGTCCGCGACAGTGAGGCACAGAGCAGCGTCACCCTTGAAGTGTGGTCGATGCCGCTGGAGCATTTCGGCGCGTTTATGGTCCAGATCGCTTCGCCGCTCTGTATCGGCACCGTGCAGCTCGAAGACGGCAGCGACGTATACGGCTTCTTGTGCGAGGCCGATGCGCTCAAAGGTGCCGAAGAGATCACTGCCTTCGGCGGCTGGCGGGAGTACCTCGCTTCAACGCCGCGCTGACGCTTCTTTTCAGCAGAAGACAAAACCAACTTTTTGGAGGTGGAAAAAATGAGATGAATAGAATTTGTCCTATGCATGATTAAAAAATAAACAATATAGCGGTTTAAAAATGTTAGACCGTTGGTAAAGTACTAAAGACATAAAGCAAGTCTATCTACCGATAAGGAAACATAATGAAAATGACAAAAATGAGTTTGATGGCGGCACTGCTCCTGGGAAGCAGCGCTTTTGCATTTGAAAATACAGAAGTCGGCGGTGATGCCCGTTTCTTCTACTCTACATTTGACGGTCACGGTGCCGACCTTTTCGGCAAAGCGAGCAGCACGGCCGATTTCGGTGCACGCCTGAGCATTACAACGGATATCGATGAGATCCTCTCTGCCGGCGTAACAGGTTACGCTGTCAGTACGCTTGGCCTTGACAAAGAGATTGCCAATAACGTATGGTCCGGTGCGCATCTTGATACTGCGACAGGTGACTTCTATACGACGACCGGTTGGATCGGCGAAGCGTGGCTCTCTGCAAAACTGGGTAACACCGTTGTCAAAGGCGGTCGTATGGAACTCGACACGCCGCTGCTCTTTACGGAAACGTGGGGCATTACAGCAAACAACTTTGAAGCGGCGACGGTTACCAATACGGATATCCCGGATACGACGCTTGTCGGTGCATGGGTTGCAACCGGAAACGGCTACTCCCAGTTCCTGCTGACAGACACGAAGGGTAACTTCTCCACTATCGGCGACCAGGGTGCGATCGCCGTCGGTGCCATCAACAACTCTTTTGAACCGCTGACGGCGCAGGCGTGGTACTATGAGCTGCCTGATACGGCGACGGCCTACTGGCTCGAAGCAGACCTCTCCATGGCAGGTGTTGTCGCAGGTCTCCAGTACGCGGACATGAACCCGAACGAGCTCATCTCTGCAGCGGACGACTCCACGGCGTTTGCGGCAAAACTGGGTTACGAAGGGATTGAGAACCTCGGTATCTACGCTTCCTACTCCACAACGGATAAAGACGGTGACATGTACATCGGTAATATCGCAACCACACCGGGCGAAGGCTGGGGTATGCAGTCCAAGCTCTACACGGAAGCATGGTGGAACTTCGGTTATGTCGGCCTGCCGGGTACGGATGCCTACAACGTCACGGCGACATACAGCATTCCTGAAATGGCTGATCTCGGACTCTTCTACACCAACATCGACACAGATGGTGGCTTTGGTCCGGCTTATTTCAAAAACACGGTGAGCGAAGTAACCTTTACGGCTGCCAAATCATTCGGCAAGCTTGATGCGCTGTTCGCATACATCTATGCGGATGACGACGCCATTAACAACGGCGACGCTTACAACACGCTGCAGCTCTACCTCGTCTACAACTTCTAATTGAAGCCGTAGATGCGCGCCGACGCGCGACACACTACTTTTGCCCGGGAGCCTTCATTCTCCTCTTCCGGGCGCCTTCTCCTATCCCTTTTTCAAGACCACAGAAACATCGCCGAAGAGACGCCGAGTATCTCCGCCTCGAAAACGCTGTCGCAGGCTCGTCCCGTCGCGCCGTAACAGACATGCAGCGGCAGGAGATGTTCCGCCCTGGGGTGGCAGTATCTGGCGTAGGGGGCATGCTCCCAGTTGATCAGCCGTTCGCTGCGTTCGCTCTCGATCAGCGCTTTGTCCGAACAGGTCTTGATGAGCCAGCGCTTGAAGGCGTCGTTCTTATCCGTACGTTCCCGGGAGGGTGTAAAGAAGGCGTTCATATTGTGAAAAGAGAAGCCCGAGCCGATCACGAGGATGTTGTCGTGCGAGAGCGATGCCAGCGCCTCGCCCATGTGCAGATGCGCGGCCGGCTCCAGGCCCTTGACGAGCGAGAGCTGTATGCAGGGAATGTCCGCATCGGGATACATGATCTTGAGGGGGACGAACAGCCCGTGGTCGAAGCCGCGATCGTCGTCCAGGATCGATTCGATCCCGTGCTGTTGGAGGCTCCAGTGCAGCTCATCCGCCAGGGCCGGCGCACCGGGAGCGGGGTAGGTGATGTCGTAGGCTTCGTCGGGGAATCCGTAGTAGTCGTAGATGAGCTCCGGTGTGCTGCCATGGGTGATCGTCGGGGTGATTGTTTCCCAATGGGCGCTGACGACAATGATGGCCGAGGGTTTTGCGATCATCGCAGCGATCCGCTTCAGGGTGATTACCATCTCGTCGTGACCCCTGTCTCCCAGCAGCGGCATCGGCCCACCGCCGTGGGAGAGGTAGAGGACACGCATATGCTTGGAGTCATTTAGGGCCATTGTGCGCTCCTTTTTATCCCGCTTGGTGATGCAGTTGGTGATTTCATTATAACGCGGAGGAAGGCGCGACAGTTTAATCGGGCGGACTAGCGCGGAGCGTTCAGTCGCCGTTTAACAGCTCAGGCGCATAATGAAGTATTATTGTGCAAAAAGGAGAACGACGCATACACCGTATCGGCATGCGCGGCAGAAACAGGCAGCCGCAAGGAGGCCGCATGAAACGCATTGTGAACCAGTTCCGGCAGCACCGGCATGCGATCGAAATGTTTTTGCGCAACAGGGTAGAGGATGACCGTTTCAATTTTGAGGACGAAGCCGGAATACGCACTGCCTTCAGCCATCTGCCTTTTTTGCAGATGATCTATCTGATCGGACCCGACCTCAAACAGACGAGCCCGAACTACTACCGGCGGGGCAGGGATGTGACGCGCGTCGGCACGGATAAAAGCCACTACTTTGCCAATATCAATTTGGAGAACTTCAGTACCTACATGACCAGCCCCTATATTCACCACATCACCGGTGATTCCAGCGTGACGCTCGTGACAGCGGACGGGGAGGGGGGCTTCGTCGTTTTCGACTTCAACCTGCTCAAACTGCTCGAGGCGCTGCGCCTGATCGAACACAACTCCCGCTTTGAGCGTTTCAAACTGATCGTCTATGCCCTGGGCGGATCCACCCTGGTCGCTGTCTCGCTTTTCCTGATCCTCTACGGTGCGTATACGTTCGCCTATGTCTTCTTCCATACCGCCGACGCCATGCTGCACGAGGTTTTCAAAGCGATCATCGCCATTACCCTGGGGATGGCCATTTTCGACCTGGCCAAAACGATTCTTGAGAACGAGGTGATGTATAAAAACGCCGGTCGGCAGCGGGAAGGACAGTATGCGCTGCTGGGCAAGTTCCTCGTCTCCATCATCATCGCCCTCTCCATCGAGTCGCTGATGGTCGTCTTCAAGATTACGCTGGGAGACTATACGGGGATGGGGTACGGTTTTCTGCTGCTGTTGGGCGTGACGCTGATGATCGTCGGGCTCGGGTGGTTTGACTACCTGACGACGCGCAGAGTATTGGATGAGGATAAGTAGAAACTTACCCCTCGCGTTTGCGGTAGAACTCGGCTTTGAAATCGCTCCAACGCCCTTCGAGGATCGCTTCGCGCGCCTGGCGCATCAGATTCAGGTAGTAGTGCAGGTTGTGGATGGAGGCGAGGCGGAAGTAGGTGAGCTCCTTCGCGCGGTAGAGATGGTTAAGATAGGCGCGGCTGTAGCGGCGGCAGGTGTAGCAGTCGCACGCGTCGTCGACGGGCGCTTCGTCGTATTTGTACCGGGCAGCCTTGATGTTGATCTTGCCGAAGCTGGTAAAGAGCGTCGCGTTGCGGGCGTTGCGCGTCGGCATGACGCAGTCGAACATGTCGACGCCGCGGTCGATGTTCTCGATCAGGTCCTCGGGCGTCCCGACGCCCATCAGGTAACGGGGCTTGTCCGTGGGCATGTACTGGAGAGTATGCGCGACGGTGTCGTACATGTCCGCGTTGCTCTCGCCGACGGAGAGGCCGCCGATGGCGAAGCCGTCATAGTCGAGGGCGCAGAGTTCCGTCGCGGATTTGGCGCGGAACTCCTTGTCGATGCCGCCCTGGATGATGGCGAAGATGTTCTGGTTGACGCCGATACCCTCTTGCTGTTTTCGGCGGTGGTAGTCGATGGACTGCTTCGCCCACTGGGTCGTGCGGTCGATGGAGAGGGCGATGCGTTCGCGGGTGGCGGGCAGGGCGACGAGGTCGTCCAGGATCATCATGATGTCGCTGCCGAGGTTGTATTGGATGTCGAGTACCTTCTCGGGGGTAAAGTAGTGCTTGGAGCCGTCGATGTGGCTGCGGAACTCGATGCCGTTCGCGTCGGCCTTTGAGATGTCGCTGAGGCTGAAGGCCTGGAAACCGCCGCTGTCGGTGAGGAAGCTGTTGGGGTAGGTCGTGAATTTATGCAGACCGCCGAGTTTCGCGACGCTGTCGTCGCCCGGGCGCAGGTACATGTGATAGGTATTGGCGAGGATGATCTTGGCGCCTAAAAGTTCGGCCATATCCTGCATGTCAAGGGATTTGACGCTGCCGACGGTTCCCACGGGCATGAAGACCGGGGTCTGGATGGTGGAGTGGGCCGTCTCAATGGTGGCGGCCCGGGCGTTTCCGCTGGTCGCTTCGAGGGTAAATGTCATGGGCTTCTCTATGGCAATGTAAGTGCGGAATTGTAACGCAAACCCCCTAAACACGCAGTTATGCTACAATGTCTCCCGATAATAGACAGGCCGTGCCACGCTCATCCCGGCACCGGGCCTCCACTGCAGACGAAAGAAGGTATTCGCACCGCTACGGGCCCCTGTGCCCGTGTCGCGACATTGGACCATGAAAAAAATTCTCATCATCACGGATTGCACGATCGGCGAGCATCTCGTCGAGCGTGCCATCGAAGCCTATTCCAAAGACAATCTTTACTACGTCATCCAGATGAAGGAGCGCAGTTACGAGAATGCCGGTCCGGACCGCTTCAAATTCTTTACCTTCGACCCGACGAGCCGTTACAAGCTCAGCAACGTATTGAAGATGGAGTTCGTGCAGATCATGCTGGTGATGAGCAGCCGCGCGGACGCCGTGAATACCCTTGAGAACATCCGGGCCGACAAGCCCTCCGTCCGCGTCATCATGCTGGACCAGTGGGACCTCAAAATCGACGACCCGAACACGCTCACCATCGACGTCAACGACCAGCTCTCCGCCCGCCTCATCGATTATCTCCCCAACGTCCCCGTGATCGCCCAGAACGTCGGGCTCGGCGAAGGGGAGGTGATGGAGGTGCTGGTCCCATTCGGCAGCGCCTATGTCTACCGCCATGTCGGTGCCATCGAGCAGTCGCAGTGGCGCATTGCCGGCATCTACCGCGACCAGCGGCTGATCCTGCCGACCGAACGGACCCTGATACACCCCAACGACCTGCTGCTCCTTGTCGGCGAACCGGACGTACTGATCTCCATCTACCGATCTTTCAAGCGGGAACTGGGGCACTTTCCCGCCCCCTACGGCAGCTCAATTTACCTCTTTTTCGACATGGATGTGGACCGCGCGGAGGATATCGTCCCGATGCTGCGCAAAACCCTTTACGTGCAGGAGCGCCTCCGCCGCAAGCTCTACATCCGTGTCACCAACCCCGGCGACCTGGACGTGCTGCGCGAAATCAAGGCTATGCGCTCTTCGGATGTCGAGGTGATGATCGACTATGACCGCCGGGGCGAGGTCTACCTGCTCAGTAATGACAAACGCCATGTCCATGCGGGCTTCATTATCGTTTCACGGAAGCTTTTCGGGATCGACGCCGTGCGCAAAGTGCTCTACGATCTCAAGGTCCCGGTGCTGAAAATGGCCTCAGGACAGATGCACAACGTCAAACGCGCGGTCATGCTGCTCTCCGAGTCCGAGGATGTCGAGAAGATCACCACCACGATGTTCGATATGGCGTCGCAGATGGAGTGGATGATCGAGCTGCTGGAGTACCAGCAGGACGACAACAGCTTCAAAGAGCAGGTGGAGCAGTACTACCAGAACCTCTCCGCGATCTTCTCACAGTCCGTCTCCATCCGCAAAAGTACGGACAACCCACTGCGCATGCTCAAAAAAGAGGAGCGATTCGT
Encoded proteins:
- a CDS encoding COG3400 family protein translates to MKKILIITDCTIGEHLVERAIEAYSKDNLYYVIQMKERSYENAGPDRFKFFTFDPTSRYKLSNVLKMEFVQIMLVMSSRADAVNTLENIRADKPSVRVIMLDQWDLKIDDPNTLTIDVNDQLSARLIDYLPNVPVIAQNVGLGEGEVMEVLVPFGSAYVYRHVGAIEQSQWRIAGIYRDQRLILPTERTLIHPNDLLLLVGEPDVLISIYRSFKRELGHFPAPYGSSIYLFFDMDVDRAEDIVPMLRKTLYVQERLRRKLYIRVTNPGDLDVLREIKAMRSSDVEVMIDYDRRGEVYLLSNDKRHVHAGFIIVSRKLFGIDAVRKVLYDLKVPVLKMASGQMHNVKRAVMLLSESEDVEKITTTMFDMASQMEWMIELLEYQQDDNSFKEQVEQYYQNLSAIFSQSVSIRKSTDNPLRMLKKEERFVQCIPFSETVMQRPVLTLFSTDLQGLSFHLDHFHQLFIPVL